The following are from one region of the Stigmatella ashevillena genome:
- a CDS encoding erythromycin esterase family protein, giving the protein MAPLFDDKPDISHVLLNGVRSAALPLTGAASDLDALIEGIGEARFVLLGEATHGTHDFYALRAALTRRLISEHGFTAVAVEADWPDALRVNAFVQGEGDDQTVEEALGDFQRFPRWMWRNQEVAELVRWMRAHNASQRPERRAGFYGLDLYSLHASMRAVVDYLEKVDPEAARRARQRYACFDHFGEDPQHYGHATAYGHASPCEEDAVAQLLELQRRKPLGARDEDARFFAEQNARLARNAEAYYRTMFAGRHDSWNLRDTHMADAADALAEHLSRKTGQPARMVVWAHNSHLGDARATQMGEQGELNLGQLLRQRHGRATYNVGFSTYTGTVIAAKEWDGPGLRRQIRPALPGSYEYLFHKVDLARFLLRMEDLGEAASGLRERRLERAIGVVYAPRTERWSHYFLANLPAQFDAVVHCDETWALQPLDADAGHEEEDAPDTYPFGL; this is encoded by the coding sequence ATGGCTCCCCTCTTTGACGACAAGCCAGACATCTCCCATGTGCTCCTGAACGGGGTGCGCTCAGCCGCTCTCCCCCTGACAGGGGCCGCATCGGACCTGGATGCGCTCATAGAAGGCATCGGCGAGGCGCGCTTCGTCCTGCTGGGCGAGGCGACGCACGGAACCCACGACTTCTACGCGCTGCGAGCGGCGCTCACCCGTCGGCTGATCAGCGAGCATGGTTTCACGGCGGTGGCGGTGGAGGCCGACTGGCCGGATGCACTCCGGGTCAACGCCTTCGTTCAGGGAGAGGGGGACGACCAAACAGTGGAAGAGGCCCTGGGAGACTTCCAGCGCTTCCCCCGATGGATGTGGCGCAACCAGGAAGTCGCGGAGCTGGTGCGTTGGATGCGGGCCCACAACGCGTCCCAACGCCCGGAGCGCCGGGCGGGCTTCTATGGATTGGATCTCTACAGCCTGCACGCCTCGATGCGCGCGGTGGTGGACTACCTGGAGAAGGTGGATCCCGAGGCGGCCCGGAGGGCGCGCCAGCGCTACGCGTGCTTCGATCACTTTGGTGAGGATCCGCAGCACTACGGGCATGCCACGGCCTACGGCCACGCCAGCCCTTGTGAAGAGGACGCCGTGGCGCAACTCCTGGAGCTCCAGCGGCGCAAGCCCCTCGGCGCGCGGGATGAGGACGCGCGTTTCTTCGCCGAGCAGAACGCACGGCTGGCACGAAACGCAGAGGCCTACTACCGGACGATGTTCGCCGGCCGCCACGACAGCTGGAACCTGCGGGACACGCACATGGCGGATGCGGCAGATGCGCTGGCCGAGCACCTGTCCCGGAAGACGGGCCAGCCCGCGAGAATGGTGGTGTGGGCGCACAACTCGCACCTGGGAGATGCCCGGGCCACCCAGATGGGGGAACAGGGCGAGCTGAACCTGGGGCAACTCCTGCGGCAGCGGCACGGGAGGGCCACCTACAACGTGGGCTTCAGCACGTACACGGGCACCGTCATCGCGGCGAAGGAATGGGACGGGCCCGGTCTGCGCCGCCAGATCCGCCCCGCGTTGCCGGGCAGCTATGAGTACCTGTTCCACAAGGTGGACCTCGCGCGTTTCCTGCTGCGCATGGAAGACCTGGGTGAGGCCGCCTCGGGCCTGCGCGAGCGGCGGCTGGAGCGCGCCATCGGTGTGGTGTACGCGCCCCGCACGGAGCGCTGGAGCCACTATTTCCTGGCGAACCTGCCCGCACAGTTCGACGCGGTGGTGCATTGCGACGAGACCTGGGCGCTTCAGCCGCTGGACGCGGACGCCGGGCATGAAGAGGAGGACGCCCCAGACACCTACCCGTTCGGCCTGTAG